Genomic segment of Pacificitalea manganoxidans:
TGATCCTGACCCGAAACCCAGACAGCATGCTGTTGCGGATCGCCGCCCTTTGCGTGCTTCTGAGCCTGACGGAAATCGCGCTTAGGTTGTTGCGGCGCGGTTTGCATGACCGGCGGCCTTTCGGTGTGGTGGTGCAGGCTTTCGCCGCCCGGCTGGCCCTTGCGCCGGTCGCGGCACGGGCAACCGTGGATGCCTGCCTGCCGATGGAATTGCGCTTCACCGTCACCGCCAAGCGCCCTGAAACCGCGATCACCCTGCGGGACGTGCCGCTGGATCGGTTGATCCTGCTGACGCTGGTGATCCTTGCGGCGCCCGCCGCAGCGGCGGCGGAACCGCTGGTTTGGCTGGCATGGGGCGCGATGGCCCTGCCGGTGCCAGCCGCGGTGATGATCCAGAAACAATTGCTGCGATACCGCACCGGGATCGCGACACAGGGAGTGATGGCATGACCACAGACGACACCGCGCCGCGCATCGATATCGTCATTCCGACGTATAATCGGGCCCATCTGATCGACACCGCCGTGCGCGCGGCGCTGGATCAATCGTGGTGGAACCGGGATGTGATGGTGGTCGATGATGCCTCGACCGACGACACCCAGCGCGTGCTGGAGCCTTACTTTGCCCATCCGCGTTTCACCTATGTCCGGTTGCGCCGCAACTTGGGCACGGCAGGGGCCAAGAACGCCGCGCTGCTGCTGACCGACGGCGCGGGCGTGACCTTCCACGATAGCGACGATATTCCGCATCGGGATAAGGTGCTGCGCCAGATGCGGGTGCTGACCCGCCGCGATGTGCAGGCCCATGACAGCCTGAACTGGGCGATGATCGGCAAGGATGCGAACAGCGAGCTTCAGATCGGGGCGGTGCTGACCCACCACGAATTGCTGCTGCCGGATGGGCGCCGCGTGCGGATCGAACGCACGCTGTCGCTGGTCGACGATATGTTCCCGAACCTGCAAATGGGGTCGGAGGTGCCGGGCGACTGGACCCATGTGAATTCGGGCCTGTTCCGGCATGATGTCTTTGCCCGGCTCGGCGGGTTCGCGGACTGCATCGAAGAGGATCGTGAATTTCGCAATCGGTTGATCCTGAACGGCGAGGTCATCTGGGTCATTCCCGATGTTTTGCTGACCAAAGTCGAAACCCCCGATAGCCTGACCCAATCCGCCGTGTCGGATTACGATAGCCCGCAACGCTGCGCCGATCGCGCCCGCGTGTGGGACAAGGTCGCGCAGTGGCGGGCGACGGGGCAGGTGGCCCCGGTGCCTGTGGATTTGCCTCATCTAGAGGTGGAATTCTGCAATGCGCCCGAACGGCTGCGCCCCCGCGACATGCCCATGACCGACGCGACCCGCGCGGCGCGCGATGCGGCTCTGCGCTGCCCAGCACCCAGCCTGCAGGCCGCGCAATGATGCCGTCCGCCTATTCAAAGCCCGTGATCGGCATCGTCGATAGCTGCGCGGGCGTGGCTTACGGACCTGATCACATGCCGGCGCGCGGCATTGGTGGGACGGAGGCGACGGTTCTGCGCATCACCCAGGCGCTCGCGCCGCATTTTCAGTTTCGCCTGTTTCAGAAGGCTTGTCTCGATACCAATGCCGCGCCCGCCCTGAACCCGATGGACGCGGCGATGACCGGTGACAGGGCAGCGCGTCCCGATGCGTTCGTGGTGATTAACTCATGGAAGGTCGCCTGCCTCCTGCGCCGCCATCACCCCGACACGCCGATCAGCCTGTGGCTACATGTACATCCCGGCCGCCACAACCGGCGGATGGGCGTGGCGCTGGCACGGGCGGGGGTGCATGTGATTTGCGTCTCGGACAGCCACGCCCGCGATTTGCGCGGGTTTCTGGACAGGCCCACGCAGCTTCGGATCGGCGCCATTCCCAACCCGGTTGAGGATACGCTGCGCCCGGATGCGACGCCGCGAGATCCCGACCGGCTGCTCTTTGCCAGCGCACCACATAAAGGGCTGGCGCAGGTCTTTGCTCAATTCGCAGCGCTTCGGAAGCATGTGCCGAGCCTGCGCCTCCGCGTGGCCGATCCGGGCTATATGGCGTGGGATACCGGCTCGGTGCCAGCAGGCGTTGAGATGATCGGCAGGCTCGACCGCCCTGAATTGCTAGATGAGATGCGCCGCGCCCTGTGCCTGTTCTATCCGCAGACCCAATTCGCGGAGACCTTTGGCCTTGTGATTGCGGAGGCCAATGCCGTCGGCACGCCGGTGCTGATCCACCGTGGCTTGGGCGCGAATGATGAGGTGGCGTCCGACCCGTCGCAGGTGATCGACGGTCACAGCGGGTACGAAATCGCCGCCCGTATCCAGCACTGGCGTGTGCAACCGCCCGAGGTGACGATGGCGGAGAGGTTCCGCCTGAGCCGCGTCGTCCCGCTCTGGCACGATCATTTGGCCGCGCTGCTGTCGCAGTGCCCTGCCACCCATGCGGAGGCCGCAGAATGAACCATCCTCGCATAGATCAGGCCGCCATGGGTGGCGCTGCCGATCTGGACGCCCTGTGCCGCGCGCTGGCGCGTCATGCCCCACATCAGCACCGCAGCGGCGACGGGATCGACCGCTCCGTCACCCTGCTGCGGCAGGCCGATCTTCTGACCGACAGCGGTGCGGCGGACCCGGCAGCGACCGCGCGGCGGCTTGTCCGCATCGCGGGGGCGAACCTGTCGGTGGCGCGGCTCTACGAAGGTCACATCAACGCGCTGCGGATTGTCGAGATGCATGGCAGCGCGGCGCAAACGGCCCGTGTGGCCGAGATCGTCGCGAAAGGCGCGTTTCTCGGGGTTTGGGGCGCCGACGGCGCGGAGCCTGTGCGCGTTGACGGGCATGCGCTGCGCGGGGCGAAAACCTTTGCCTCCGGGCTGGGCACCGTGACACACGCGATCATCACCGTCGCAGGCGACGACGCACCCCGGATCGGGTTGATCGACGTGCGGGATGCGTCCCGGCACCATCCCGGCGACTGGGCGATGCGCGGGATGCGGGCGACCCGGTCGGGGGGGCATGACTTCGCCGGGATCGAGGTGGACGAGGTCGATTGGATCGGTGCGCCCGGCTGCTATGTGACCGAGCCGGGTTTTGTCTCCGGCGTCTGGCGCATCGCGGCGCTGCAACTTGGCGCGACCTTTGGCCTGCTCGACGCGGCGCGGCGGCATCTCGGCGGGCTGGAGCGGATGGGGGCCGAGGCGCAACTGACCCGTTTGACCCCACCCATGATGCGCGCGCTGGCCGCCGAAACCTTTGTCCGGCGCGCGGCCTGTTTCGGCGAAAGCACAACCAACACCGCCACGCCGGAGCAGGGCGTCGCGCTGTCGGCGGCGGCCCGGCTTTTGACCGAGGAAATTGCCCAGCAGACCATCGCGGCGGTGGAGCAAAGCGTCGGGCTGGTGCATTTTTCGCAAGGGAGCGAAACCGGGCGCATGGCGGAGGATCTTGCCACCTATCTTCGGCAGGCGGCACGCGATGCCCTGCTGCTTCGGGTTGGGCGTCACACGCTCGATACCCCCCGCCCGGTGTGGGAGATGCTGCCATGAGCCTTGCGCCGGTGTGTGAGCTCCCCGACGATACAGCAGGATTTCAATCGATCACCCTGGCGGAGTTGGTCGGCACCGCGCCGGTTCTGATCCTCGCCCCTCACCCTGATGACGAAAGCCTCGGCTGTGGCGGGCTGATCGCCGCTGCGCGGGATCAGGGCATCCCGGTGCATGTGATCTGCATGACCGATGGCGCGGCATCGCATCCTCAATCCCGCAATTGGGGTGACGGGCGGCTTGCCACGCGGCGGGAGGCCGAACTGATCCGGGCGGTTGGCCATCTGGGCTGCGCGGCGGGGGATGTCAGTTTCCTGCGCCACCCCGATGGCTGGCTGGGCGCGCAAGACCGCGATGCCATCGCCAACTGGATCGTAAATCTGTGCGACAGAATGGGTGCCGCGTCGCTATTCGCCAGCGCCGTTATGGACCACCACGCCGATCACAAGGCAACTGCCGCAATCGCCGCCGAGGTCGCGCGGCACCGGCCTGCACTGCGCCACTGGGCTTATCCGGTGTGGTCGCGCTGGGATGACCCGGCCTACGCGCAGAAGACCGGCGGAGTTCCACGCCGCTTTGACACGCAGCTTTGGCAGAACGCCAAGCGCGCCGCCATCGACGCCCATGGCAGCCAGTTGGGCCGCGTTGTCGACGACGATCCCAGCGGGTTCGCGATGAGCCCGGGCTTCACCGAATTCTTCGCCACCGCGCCGGAGGTGTTTTTCGAGGTGTTGCCATGTCCGTAAGCGCCGATCATTTGGCGCAGCTTTACGCCGCCACCGACGATCCGTGGAATTTCCGCAATAGCCCTTATGAGCAGGCAAAGTTCGCCGCGACCCGTGCGGCGCTGGGGCGTGCGCGTTACCGGCACGGGCTGGAGCTTGGCTGTGGCAATGGGGCATTGGCGCGGCATCTGGCGCCGCAGTGCGCGGCCTATACCGGGGTTGATGCCGTGGCGCGGGCGGTCCGGGCCGCGCAACAGGCGGTGCCGGAGGGGCATTTTGTCCAAGGGTGGTTGCCGGACGACCTGCCAGACGGAGCGTTCGATCTAATCGTCCTGTCCGAAATCCTCTACTTCCTTGATCCGCCGGGGTTGACCGGCTTGGGTCAACAAATTTCCACGCGCTGGCCCGACGCGGAAATCCTGTGCGTGACATGGCTGGGCGATACCGGCCACGATCTGCAAGGTCCGACGGCGCTCGCGATCTTTGCCCGCGCGCTGGGGCCCGCGCTGGCGCTGCGCCCGGTCACGCAGGCAGAGGGCTACCGCATCGACAGACATTTGCCGGGGGCCGGGTCATGAGCGCTATCACCACCGCCATCGTGATCCCCGCGCGCAACGAGGCCCGGCGCATCGGTGCCTGCCTCGCCGCCCTGCAGCCGCAGCTGACCCCCGCCTGCCGCGTTGTTCTGGTCGCCAATAATTGCACCGACGCCACCGTTGCACGGGCGCGGGCCGCATTGGCGGAGTCACAGTTGCAGATCATCACGCTGAAATTGGAGCCGGGGCAGGGCGTGGGCACCGCCCGCCGCATTGGCTGTCAGGCCGCGCTGGACGATGCACCGCAATTGGAGCATCTGCTGACCACCGACGCGGATTGCATCGCGGCCCCGGATTGGGTTGCCGCGAACCTGGCGCATCTGGCGCGGTTTGACGCGGTTTGCGGGGCGGTTGAACCGCTTGCAGGTGAAAGCGGCATTTTGCGTGGCATGCCAGCGGAAGAAGGCTGGAACGAGGCGTGCTATCGTGCGCTGGTGCTGGAATTCTACCAGATGATCTACCCGGAGCCGCATAACCCGCTGCCCCATCACGGCGAAGCCCCGGGGGCGAGCCTTGGCCTGCGCCGCGCGGCGTATCAGCAGGTCGGCGGGTTTGCAGACCGGCGCACCGGCGAGGATCGCGATCTGATCCGGCGTATGCGGCAGGCCGGGTTCAGCGTGGCCCATGTCGCCGATGCGCGGGTCGCGGCGTCGTGCCGCCTGACCGGGCGCGCGCGGGGGGGCATGGCGGACGCCCTGCGCGACCGGTTGGCGGGCACCGATTATCTGATTGACGATGCACTGCCGCCCACACGGTGGCTGGCCGATCACGCGGCACGTGGCAGCTTGCCCGTATGGCCGCCGGAGGTTCCCGCCAACCAGCGCCTGCGCCCCTCCGACCTGCCAGAGCAGATCGCAGAGCTGACGCGCTTTCTGCGCATGCGCGCCGGTCGGGGCCGGGAGGCGCCGACGCCAGTGCCGGTCATGGACCAGCCCGCAGTGACGCATATCGGCTGAGGCGGATCAGTCCGCCGCGGCGCACAGATCATGGATGGCGTCGCGCAGGGCGGCATAGCCCGAGCAACGACACAGGTTTCCGGTCAGACGCTTGGTCACCGCCTCCGCATCGCCGCGTTCGGGGTCTTCCAGCGCGGCGACAAGGCTCACGGTCATGCCCGGCGTGCAGTAGCCACATTGCACCGCGCCACGGGTCGCCAGCCGCGCGATAATCGCGTCGGCGCGCGGGCCCAGCCCTTCGGCAGTGGTGATGCGCGCGCCGTCAAGCCGGGCAAGCGGCAGCAGGCAGGCATTCACCGGCACATCCTCCAGCAGCACCATGCACGCCCCGCAGCGGCCCACACCGCAGGACCGCCGCGCGCCGGTCAGACCCTTCTGCGGAAGATGGTCGACCAAGCGGTCAAGCGCCGCGCCGCTAAGCCGGGTTTTGAGCCCGTTGAGGGTCACGGTAATGTTCATGCCAGTCCTTTCAGTTGCTCAAGCACCCATCCCGCCGGGACGGGCAGGCAGGGTGGTGCCGCGCCCAAGGCCTCCTGCACCGCGCACAGGATCGCGGGCGCGGCGGCATTCAGGCCGATTTCCCCCGCGCCGCGCAGCCCGACCGGATCGTCGGGGTCCAGCGTCTCGATCGGCTCGACGCAAATCTCCGGCGCATCCGCGATGGTGGGAATGAAATAGCCGTCGAGATTGGTCGCCGTGAAACGCCCCTCCTGGGTGGGCAGGGTCTCGGTCAGCACAAAACCCAGCGCCTGCACCGCGCCACCTGCCATCTGCCCGTCGAACGCGCTGCGGGACAGCGGCGGGCCACAGGCGGGCACCAGCGTGATCCGGGTCACACGCACTGTGCCGGTCCAGCGATCTATCGCGACCTCGGCCCGCGCGCCGCAGGCGGTAAAGACACTATGGGCCGAAGGATGCCCGTGCGTGGCCTGCAAGCCGGGGATGGTGATGTCCTCCGTGATCCCGGCCAGCGCGGCAAAGCTCAGATCAGGCTGATTGGACCGGGCCGTGGTGCGGTAGATGCCACCAGCGCCGAAGGTCAGATCATCGGCGGCGCAGCCCAGCCGGGACGCGGCCCGCGACAGCACCGCTTGGGTAAAACCGGTCGCGCCCTTGCGGATCAGCCGCTGCGCGATCTGGCTCCCGCGGGAGGCAGAGGTCGCGCCACTGTCGGGGGCCGCCGCGCCATCGGCGTCGGTCTGTCCCAGCGCGACGGCCACGTCGTCAACCTGCACGTCGAACTGCGCGCATAGCATTCTGCGCACCGCAGTGGTCAGCCCTTGCCCCATATCGGTGAGCGACGCCACCAGCGTGATCTGGCCCTGCGCCGACAGCATCAGCCGCCCTGCCGCGCCGTTTGGGCCATCCGCGCCAAAGCCTTCGCCCTTGCGGACCAAGGCGCTGCCGCAGGCGGTCAGGTAGCGCAGCTGAGTGTTTGGGGCGGGCGCGGGCAGCGCCGCCATCCGGTCACCGATCCATGCCAGTTCGGGCTGCGGCACCATGTCTTGATCCAAAGGACCATCCCCGGTCGCGGGGGCAAGGTTGCGGCGGCGGAAGTCCAGCGGATCAATCCTCGCGCGGCGGGCCAACTGATCAATCCCGGCCTCCAGCGCGGTCTGCACCTGCGTCGCGCCAAATCCGCGAAACGCGCCTGACACGCCGTTATTGGTATAGGCCAGCCGCCCTTCCAGCCGCACGGCGGGGAAGGCATAGGCCCCTTGGATCGTCTCCATCGCGGTGTCGAGAACCTCGGGTCCGTGGCTGGCATATGCGCCGGTATCGGCCAGCACTTGCGCATCGAGCGCCAGCAGACGCCCGGCAGCATCGCAGCCCAAGCGCAGATCGATGCGAAACGGATGCCGCTTATACCCGGCGGTGATGCTGTCGGCGCGGCTCATCACCAGCCGCACGGGGCGGGACGCATGCCATGCCAATAGGGCCAGCAGCGGCTGAATATGCAGGTCTTCCTTACCGCCGAACCCGCCGCCGATCGGGCTGCCGGTAACACGCACCTGCGCCGGGGTGAGCCCCAGCAGACGCGCGACGCTGCGGGCGACGTAGAACGGGTCCTGCGACGGGGCGCGGATCACCAGGTCGTCGGCCTCGCGCCATGCGACGCCGCCTTCCAATTCCATTGCCGCGTGCATCTGGCGCGGGGTTTCAAGCTGTAATGTGATCTGATGCGCGGCTGCGGCGAAGGCCTGCGCGATGTCGCCCCGACCAAAGCTGAACCGATGGCAGAGATTGCCCTGTGGATGCACGGGCACGCCTGTCTGAAGCGCGACGGCGGGATCGCTCACGACCTCCAGCGGCGCATAGTGGACCACGATTGCGGCCAAGGCACGCGCGGCGATCTCCGCCGTTTCGGCAGCGAGAATGGCAACCGGCTCGCCATGATAGCGCACGGTGCCTTGGGCCAGCGGCGGCTGATCCTGTAGTCGCAACCCATAGCGAAACTCCGGCGGCACATCGTCGGGCCCCAGCACGACATGCACGCCCGGTATGGCGCGCGCAGCCGTCACATCCACATGCAGGACGCGGGCATGGGCGTGCGGGCTTCGCAGCACCGCGCCGTGCAGCGTGCCCGGCGGCGGCGCGTCGGCCAAGTAGCGGAAATGGCCGCGCGCTTTCGCATCGACGGTCCGGCTGAGCGCGTCCGCTTCGGTCATGGGCGGGGCAAGGTCGCGCGGGCTCATGCGACCCGTGCCCCAAGCTGCCCGGCGCATAGCGCGCGCAGGATGGCCGCGTCTTCGCTGTCCGGCGCGGCGCCAACGCACAGCGCATCCGCCACCGCAGCAATGTCAGACGGGGATGGCGCGCAGGTCACCGTCGCCACCGCCACCGGCAGCCCCTGTAGCCGCGCGGCCAAACGAAGATGCCCATTCCCTTCGCACCCAACCAGCAGAGCCCGCGCGGGGGAAAACGCGGCGCGGAAGCCGACCTTCTCGATGAACCCCGGTGCTGGGCGGATGTCCACGGCAAGGAGCAATGCGTCGGGTGGCAGGGCTTCGCGGGTGACCGGCCCCTGCGCTGTAATGAGGCGAGTTTCAAACGCCGCGCAGAACACCGCCGCATCGCCGGTTCCCCAGCACAGATTGCCGCCCAGCGTCGCCAATCCGCGCACACCAGTTGCCGCGATGGCGTCGATCAGGCCGCGCAGTGCGTCGAACCGGGCGGTCAGCGGATCGCGGCGGACCTGCTCCAGCGGCGCGTTTGCGGCGATCCGCAGCCAGCCGCCGGGCTGTTGCATCACCGCAGGCCCCATGTCGAGCCGGGAGATATCGATCACGGTTGTTTCCGGGCGGGAGCCATGCGGCGCCTCAGGCCAGCCCAGTTGCAGCGCCGTCATCCCGGCGGCGAACTGCGATCCGGCGTGATCCGCGCGCATCTGCACGGCTTCGGCAATGCTCGTCGGGCTCAGCCATTGGGGGGCAGGCCCCGCCGCCGTGGCGGGCGGGGCGCACAACACGTCCGGCTCAGGCATGATCGTCCCAGAACCCGTCTTGCAGCGCGGCGGCTTCCTCGGCCAAAAACGGACCCTTGACCACGACCGGGCGCTGCCCGGTGGCAAAGACATCGCGGCAGGGCAGGTCGAGCGTCGGATTGTCGGGGTGGTTGCCGGTCTCGGTCTTCAGGTCCGCCTCGGTCTGGCCATAGACCACACGCCCGATCCCCGCCCAATAGGCGGCACCCGCGCACATCGCGCAGGGCTCGGCAGAGGTGAACATCGTGCAGCCATTGAGGAATTCGACCGAGTAGCTTTGCGAGGCGCGGGTGGCCAGAACCCGCTCGGCATGGGCGGTCATGTCATGGCCATGCGCGCTGAACGCATTGCCCTGTTCGATCAGGATCGCGCCGTCAGGCCCCACGAGGATCGCGCCAAAGGGATGATCCCCGCCTTCGCGCGATTTCGCGGCGACGGCGATGGCTGCGCGCATGAATTCCGCATCGCGGGTTTCGTCGAACTGCGGGCTGGCAGGCGCGGAGGTGTCGGGGGCCGTCATAATCATTTCCTTTCGGAGTTGGGAAGCGACCACGGCGCGAACCGGGTCTGCACCCAGACCACGCTGCGGAACATCAGCAGGCTCAGGATGACGAGCGCGACGAGCCCGGCAAACGCCTGCGGAATTTTAAAGAAGGAGGTCGACAGACCGATGAAGTAGCCCAGCCCGGATTCGGCAGCGACGAATTCCGCGACAACGGCGCCGATGATCGACAGCGTGACCGAGATTTTTAGCGCCGAGAACAGGTACGGCAGCGCAAAGGGCAGGCGGATCTGCGTTATCTCGCGCGTGCGCCCGGCGCGCAGGGAGCGGGACAACTCGATCAGTTCTTCCGGCGTTGCCATCAGGCCGGTCGTCGTTGACACCACGATAGGAAAGAAGGTGATGAGGAAGGTGATGACCACGCGCGGCAGATCGCCCGCACCCAGCGTCACCACGATGATCGGCGCGACGGCAACCACGGGCGTCGACTGGATCACGATCAGCATCGGGTAAAGCGTGCGTGTCAGGAACCGCGAATTCGCCAACCCGATGGCCAGCGGGATGCCAACGGCGATCGCGACGCCATAGCCGATCAGCGCCACGCGCAAAGTGGCCCAGATATGGTTGACCCAGATCGCAGGCTCCACTGCAATCCCGGCTGTCACGATCACCGAAGGCGCGGGCAGCAGAAAGGACGGCACCGACAACAGCCGGGTCGCGGCCTCCCAGATCCCCAGCACGGCGAGAAACGCGAGAACCGGGGTGAAGCGGTCCAGCAGCCGCCACGCCCGCATGGCGGGGGTCGGTGCGGGCGGCGTGATCAGCGCGCGCAGACGGGCCTCGCGCGCGGCGCTGTCGGTCGCGGTGTCGGCGTTGGTGTCAAGCGGTGCAGGCGTCACCGGCGCGGGGGCAGACACCGCGGCCCCATACTGGGCACCGGGCTGGACATTGGGCTGAGCGGCAGAGGTTTCGGGGTCGCGCAGCGGCACCGGCGGTTCGCCAGCGGCGGGCAGGGAGGGGGTTGCGACACTCACGCCGGCTCTCCTTCGGTCTGATTGACGGGATGGGTGAACAGGCGACGGCGGATGCTGTTGGCCATTTCGTTGAACCGGGGATCGGCCATCGTCTCAAGGCTGCGGGGCCGGGCGAACGGCACGACGATCTCGTCGCGCACGGTGCCGGGGCGTTCGCTCAGCACAATGATCCGATCCGACAGCAACAGCGCTTCGGGGATGGAATGGGTGATGAACAGCACGGTTTTCGGACGCTCGCGCCAGATGCGCAGCAGCTCAAGGCTCATCTCATCGCGCGACAGCGCATCGAGGGCGCTGAACGGCTCATCCATCAGCAAAATATCCGGGTCCAGAAGCAGCGCCCGCGCGATGCCAACCCGTTGCTGCATGCCCCCCGACAGCGCATCCACACGCTTGTCCGCGAAATCGCCCAGCCGCACCAGTTCCAGCATGTCCTGCCCGCGGCGGCGGTCCTCCTTGCTGACGCGGCCGCGTTTGTGGCGGATGGGAAAGGTGACATTGTCGATCACCGACAGCCACGGCAGCAGGGTCGGGCGTTGAAACACGATCCCGACATCGTCGCGCGGCTCCCGCACCGGATTGCCGAACACCTCAACCTTGCCCGCGCTTGGCAGCATCAGACCCGCCAGCAGGCGCAGCAGGGTGGACTTACCGCAGCCCGACGGCCCCAGAACCGAAACGAACTCATGCCGTCCGATGGTGAAATCGAGCCCGCTCAACGCATGGGTCGGCGCGCCCGTGGTGGCGGGAAACACCTGTTCGATACTGTTGAACCGAATGGCGGGAGGGGTCTGCATGGGGCCACATCCTTGCTGGTGAAACGGCGACGGCCCGCAAGGCCGCCGCGTGTGCGTGGGTGGGGGCAGACCGCAACCGGCTGCCCCCTCGTGCCATCATTCGACGGTGGCGATCACTCTGGCCGGGTCCAGCGAGGCAGGGTCGAGATCGAGCGACCGGGCCACCCAGTCCCATGTGGTGGCAAGCAGTTCAGGATCGAACGCGCCCATACCGTCGCGCTCGCTGATCTCGTTTTCCATCAAGGGGATAGAGGCCGTCCATTGATCGACGGCGGTGGCCTCATCGACTTCCGGCACCATCTTCTTCAGCGCGGCGGCGGCGCCGGCGGGGTCGGCAATCGCGGCTTCTGTGGCCTTGGTGTAGGCGTCGAGGAAACGTGCCAGCACTTCAGGGCGCTCCGCCAGCATGGTGTCGGAGGCAAAGATCGACAGGCCGTAGCCCTCATAGCCGAAATCCGACCACGGCAGCACCTTCAGCGTCTTGCCGGTTTCGGCCAGCACCGCGTCATAGGCGGGCGCGACAGTGCTCCAGTTGATCGTCGCGTCCATCTGCCCGGTGGCCAGCATCGGGGCCAGCGCGCCGGGATCGACCTTGGTGGCGACGATGGCATCGGGGGCGAGGCCGTTCGCCTCCAGCAGCAGCGGCCAAACGACATTGGAGGAGGAGAAGGTCGCGGTGGCGAGGTTCTTATCCACCAGATCCGCGATGCTTTCGATGCCGGAATCTTCGGTGGTAAAGATCGAGTCGGGCTGGATCGTGTAGACCGACAGAACCGCCTTGACCGGCACATTTTCGGTCGCGACGGCCTGAAGCAGGGCCGCCAGACCGCCAGAGCCGACATCGGCGGTGCCGGTGGCCAGTTTGGTCACCACATCCGAGGAGCCGCGCCCGACGGCGATGGAGACATCCAGACCCGCCTCCTCGAAAATGCCGTTCTCGACACCGTAATATGCGGCTGCCTTATCGCCGGCGGGCAGCCAATCAATCATGAAACTAACGCTGTCCGCCGCTTGGGCCGCAGCGCCCGTCGCAATGAGGCTGGCCGAAACAAGCAAGGTGCCGAGTGTTTTCATCATTCTCTCCGTTGGTG
This window contains:
- a CDS encoding glycosyltransferase family 2 protein, which produces MTTDDTAPRIDIVIPTYNRAHLIDTAVRAALDQSWWNRDVMVVDDASTDDTQRVLEPYFAHPRFTYVRLRRNLGTAGAKNAALLLTDGAGVTFHDSDDIPHRDKVLRQMRVLTRRDVQAHDSLNWAMIGKDANSELQIGAVLTHHELLLPDGRRVRIERTLSLVDDMFPNLQMGSEVPGDWTHVNSGLFRHDVFARLGGFADCIEEDREFRNRLILNGEVIWVIPDVLLTKVETPDSLTQSAVSDYDSPQRCADRARVWDKVAQWRATGQVAPVPVDLPHLEVEFCNAPERLRPRDMPMTDATRAARDAALRCPAPSLQAAQ
- a CDS encoding glycosyltransferase — protein: MMPSAYSKPVIGIVDSCAGVAYGPDHMPARGIGGTEATVLRITQALAPHFQFRLFQKACLDTNAAPALNPMDAAMTGDRAARPDAFVVINSWKVACLLRRHHPDTPISLWLHVHPGRHNRRMGVALARAGVHVICVSDSHARDLRGFLDRPTQLRIGAIPNPVEDTLRPDATPRDPDRLLFASAPHKGLAQVFAQFAALRKHVPSLRLRVADPGYMAWDTGSVPAGVEMIGRLDRPELLDEMRRALCLFYPQTQFAETFGLVIAEANAVGTPVLIHRGLGANDEVASDPSQVIDGHSGYEIAARIQHWRVQPPEVTMAERFRLSRVVPLWHDHLAALLSQCPATHAEAAE
- a CDS encoding acyl-CoA dehydrogenase family protein; the encoded protein is MNHPRIDQAAMGGAADLDALCRALARHAPHQHRSGDGIDRSVTLLRQADLLTDSGAADPAATARRLVRIAGANLSVARLYEGHINALRIVEMHGSAAQTARVAEIVAKGAFLGVWGADGAEPVRVDGHALRGAKTFASGLGTVTHAIITVAGDDAPRIGLIDVRDASRHHPGDWAMRGMRATRSGGHDFAGIEVDEVDWIGAPGCYVTEPGFVSGVWRIAALQLGATFGLLDAARRHLGGLERMGAEAQLTRLTPPMMRALAAETFVRRAACFGESTTNTATPEQGVALSAAARLLTEEIAQQTIAAVEQSVGLVHFSQGSETGRMAEDLATYLRQAARDALLLRVGRHTLDTPRPVWEMLP
- a CDS encoding PIG-L deacetylase family protein; translation: MSLAPVCELPDDTAGFQSITLAELVGTAPVLILAPHPDDESLGCGGLIAAARDQGIPVHVICMTDGAASHPQSRNWGDGRLATRREAELIRAVGHLGCAAGDVSFLRHPDGWLGAQDRDAIANWIVNLCDRMGAASLFASAVMDHHADHKATAAIAAEVARHRPALRHWAYPVWSRWDDPAYAQKTGGVPRRFDTQLWQNAKRAAIDAHGSQLGRVVDDDPSGFAMSPGFTEFFATAPEVFFEVLPCP
- a CDS encoding SAM-dependent methyltransferase — encoded protein: MSVSADHLAQLYAATDDPWNFRNSPYEQAKFAATRAALGRARYRHGLELGCGNGALARHLAPQCAAYTGVDAVARAVRAAQQAVPEGHFVQGWLPDDLPDGAFDLIVLSEILYFLDPPGLTGLGQQISTRWPDAEILCVTWLGDTGHDLQGPTALAIFARALGPALALRPVTQAEGYRIDRHLPGAGS
- a CDS encoding glycosyltransferase, coding for MSAITTAIVIPARNEARRIGACLAALQPQLTPACRVVLVANNCTDATVARARAALAESQLQIITLKLEPGQGVGTARRIGCQAALDDAPQLEHLLTTDADCIAAPDWVAANLAHLARFDAVCGAVEPLAGESGILRGMPAEEGWNEACYRALVLEFYQMIYPEPHNPLPHHGEAPGASLGLRRAAYQQVGGFADRRTGEDRDLIRRMRQAGFSVAHVADARVAASCRLTGRARGGMADALRDRLAGTDYLIDDALPPTRWLADHAARGSLPVWPPEVPANQRLRPSDLPEQIAELTRFLRMRAGRGREAPTPVPVMDQPAVTHIG
- a CDS encoding (2Fe-2S)-binding protein, with protein sequence MNITVTLNGLKTRLSGAALDRLVDHLPQKGLTGARRSCGVGRCGACMVLLEDVPVNACLLPLARLDGARITTAEGLGPRADAIIARLATRGAVQCGYCTPGMTVSLVAALEDPERGDAEAVTKRLTGNLCRCSGYAALRDAIHDLCAAAD
- a CDS encoding xanthine dehydrogenase family protein molybdopterin-binding subunit, translating into MSPRDLAPPMTEADALSRTVDAKARGHFRYLADAPPPGTLHGAVLRSPHAHARVLHVDVTAARAIPGVHVVLGPDDVPPEFRYGLRLQDQPPLAQGTVRYHGEPVAILAAETAEIAARALAAIVVHYAPLEVVSDPAVALQTGVPVHPQGNLCHRFSFGRGDIAQAFAAAAHQITLQLETPRQMHAAMELEGGVAWREADDLVIRAPSQDPFYVARSVARLLGLTPAQVRVTGSPIGGGFGGKEDLHIQPLLALLAWHASRPVRLVMSRADSITAGYKRHPFRIDLRLGCDAAGRLLALDAQVLADTGAYASHGPEVLDTAMETIQGAYAFPAVRLEGRLAYTNNGVSGAFRGFGATQVQTALEAGIDQLARRARIDPLDFRRRNLAPATGDGPLDQDMVPQPELAWIGDRMAALPAPAPNTQLRYLTACGSALVRKGEGFGADGPNGAAGRLMLSAQGQITLVASLTDMGQGLTTAVRRMLCAQFDVQVDDVAVALGQTDADGAAAPDSGATSASRGSQIAQRLIRKGATGFTQAVLSRAASRLGCAADDLTFGAGGIYRTTARSNQPDLSFAALAGITEDITIPGLQATHGHPSAHSVFTACGARAEVAIDRWTGTVRVTRITLVPACGPPLSRSAFDGQMAGGAVQALGFVLTETLPTQEGRFTATNLDGYFIPTIADAPEICVEPIETLDPDDPVGLRGAGEIGLNAAAPAILCAVQEALGAAPPCLPVPAGWVLEQLKGLA